A portion of the Halobacillus ihumii genome contains these proteins:
- the lepB gene encoding signal peptidase I: MKKQWVEWIKAFAIAAVLAIIVRVFLFAPVVVEGPSMLPTLHNGDHLIVSKINYTLGSPERFDIVVFHATERKDYIKRVIGLPGDKVAVKDDQLYINGEPVDEPFLNEEIKQLPGGEKLTQNFTISQLPGGYEEVPEGYLLVLGDNRDNSTDSRTIGMVSKDELVGEAVFIYWPFDRIGFV; encoded by the coding sequence GCAATGGGTAGAATGGATAAAGGCTTTTGCGATCGCAGCTGTATTAGCTATCATTGTTCGTGTATTTCTTTTCGCACCTGTTGTGGTGGAAGGGCCTTCCATGTTACCGACCTTACATAATGGGGATCATTTAATTGTCAGTAAAATCAACTATACGTTAGGTTCGCCTGAGCGATTTGATATCGTCGTTTTTCACGCAACTGAGAGAAAAGATTATATAAAACGCGTAATCGGCTTGCCAGGGGACAAAGTGGCTGTTAAAGACGATCAGCTGTATATTAATGGTGAACCAGTTGATGAACCTTTTTTAAATGAGGAAATTAAACAGCTGCCAGGTGGCGAGAAGCTGACACAAAACTTCACGATCAGCCAGCTCCCAGGAGGTTATGAAGAAGTACCTGAAGGGTATTTACTTGTATTGGGAGATAATCGTGACAATTCTACAGACAGCCGAACGATTGGAATGGTTTCGAAAGATGAGCTCGTAGGAGAAGCGGTATTTATTTATTGGCCTTTTGATCGAATTGGCTTCGTGTAG
- the ylqF gene encoding ribosome biogenesis GTPase YlqF, whose protein sequence is MTIQWYPGHMAKAKREAEEKLKLVDFVIELVDARAPISSENPVLHGLLQNKPKMVVLMKKDLADPAITKAWLDDYKHKGIHALAIEANQKKDIQLIVQMAKDLARDKMDKLRAKGVRPRAARAMILGIPNVGKSTLINRLANKKAANTGDRPGVTQKQQWIKVKKDFELLDTPGILWPKFEEEEIGYKLAAIGTIKDQILPKEDVAAYILDFMSTNYPDFLEQRFGFAGYDDIMGAFEKIGQKRGCLESGGHVNFDKTSDVILQDLRSGKLGLISFDQPE, encoded by the coding sequence ATGACGATACAATGGTATCCTGGTCACATGGCGAAAGCGAAACGAGAAGCAGAAGAGAAGCTTAAATTAGTCGATTTTGTAATTGAACTAGTCGATGCTAGAGCTCCGATATCCTCGGAAAATCCAGTCCTACATGGTTTATTGCAAAATAAACCTAAAATGGTGGTGCTTATGAAGAAGGATTTAGCAGATCCAGCCATTACTAAAGCTTGGCTCGATGACTATAAGCATAAGGGTATTCATGCCCTGGCCATTGAAGCGAACCAGAAAAAAGATATACAACTGATTGTTCAGATGGCGAAAGATCTTGCTCGGGATAAAATGGACAAGCTCCGTGCAAAGGGAGTTCGCCCCCGGGCGGCCCGGGCCATGATCCTTGGTATCCCCAATGTAGGAAAGTCAACCCTTATCAATCGACTTGCGAATAAAAAAGCAGCGAATACTGGAGACCGCCCAGGAGTTACCCAAAAACAGCAGTGGATTAAAGTGAAGAAAGACTTTGAGTTGCTCGACACTCCTGGGATACTCTGGCCGAAATTTGAAGAAGAGGAAATTGGGTATAAGCTGGCTGCCATTGGTACGATCAAAGATCAGATTTTACCAAAAGAAGATGTAGCGGCATACATCTTGGATTTTATGAGTACGAATTATCCGGATTTCTTAGAGCAACGTTTTGGATTTGCAGGATATGACGATATCATGGGAGCTTTCGAAAAAATAGGTCAGAAGCGTGGCTGTCTTGAAAGTGGCGGTCATGTGAACTTTGACAAAACCTCTGATGTGATTCTCCAAGACTTACGAAGTGGAAAGCTTGGTTTGATTAGCTTCGATCAACCGGAATAG
- a CDS encoding ribonuclease HII: MRELTIKDIKYKLDSNQFSKSERDLLRNDHRRGVHKLLKQYDVKQQRKIELKNQYEQMLSMENEARTSGKVWIAGIDEAGRGPLAGPVVAAAVILPASFYLEGLNDSKQLSPLQRDQFFEKIKKQADYGVGTASNDEIDQWNIYQATKLAMKRAVEQLPLAPDHLLIDAMTLEGMPCTQQSLVKGDQRSVSIAAASIMAKVTRDRVMKTIGEQYPAYDFASNQGYGTKHHLHALTTYGHTPYHRKSFAPVKDLIYS; this comes from the coding sequence ATGCGTGAATTAACGATAAAAGACATTAAATATAAATTAGATTCGAACCAATTTTCTAAGTCCGAACGAGATTTATTAAGAAACGACCATCGCAGAGGTGTACATAAACTTTTAAAGCAATATGATGTTAAGCAGCAGAGAAAGATAGAATTAAAGAATCAATATGAGCAGATGCTTTCGATGGAAAACGAGGCTCGAACTTCGGGGAAAGTATGGATTGCAGGGATTGATGAAGCCGGGAGAGGTCCGCTCGCGGGCCCTGTTGTGGCGGCTGCCGTCATTTTACCAGCGTCGTTCTATTTAGAAGGGCTTAATGACTCCAAGCAATTGTCCCCACTCCAAAGAGATCAATTTTTTGAAAAAATAAAGAAACAAGCAGATTATGGAGTAGGTACGGCAAGCAATGATGAAATTGATCAGTGGAATATTTATCAGGCAACAAAATTGGCGATGAAGCGAGCAGTGGAGCAGTTGCCGCTTGCCCCTGACCATTTGTTAATTGATGCGATGACGCTTGAGGGGATGCCATGCACACAGCAATCGCTTGTGAAAGGTGACCAGCGAAGTGTGTCGATTGCAGCTGCGAGTATTATGGCAAAAGTTACACGTGATCGCGTTATGAAAACAATAGGTGAACAGTACCCTGCCTATGACTTTGCTTCTAATCAAGGGTATGGCACGAAACATCATTTACATGCCCTGACGACATATGGTCACACCCCTTATCATCGGAAAAGTTTCGCGCCGGTGAAGGATCTTATTTACTCTTAA
- a CDS encoding EscU/YscU/HrcU family type III secretion system export apparatus switch protein — MKDKRKEAIALGYQAEKDQAPQVLAKGKGIVADNILEKAKENEVPIQEDATLVELLSELNINEHIPEELYHVVAEVFAFIYRADQEMERN, encoded by the coding sequence ATGAAGGATAAACGAAAAGAAGCGATCGCACTTGGTTATCAGGCAGAAAAGGACCAGGCACCACAAGTACTGGCAAAGGGAAAAGGTATTGTAGCTGATAATATTTTGGAGAAAGCAAAAGAAAATGAGGTGCCTATTCAGGAGGATGCCACCTTAGTTGAACTGTTGTCCGAATTAAATATTAATGAACATATTCCTGAAGAACTGTACCATGTAGTCGCAGAGGTATTTGCATTTATTTACCGTGCGGATCAAGAAATGGAAAGAAACTAA
- the sucC gene encoding ADP-forming succinate--CoA ligase subunit beta yields MNIHEYQGKQIMRDFGVSVPNGHVAYTVDEAVDAAKKLGTDVTVVKAQIHAGGRGKAGGVKIAKNLDEVRTYANEILGKNLVTHQTGPEGKEVKRLLIEEGCDIKSEYYVGLVLDRATSKVTMMASEEGGTEIEEVAEKTPEKIFKEIIDPVTGLTPFQARRLAFNINIPKESLGKAVKFMMGLYDVFVKKDCSIAEINPLVTTGDGGVLALDSKLNFDDNALFRQKDVAELRDLEEEDPKEVEASKYDLSYIALDGNIGCMVNGAGLAMATMDTIKHYSGDPANFLDVGGGATTEKVTEAFKIILSDDNVKGIFVNIFGGIMKCDIIAEGVVEATKQIGLTLPLVVRLEGTNVKAGKNILEESGLNITSADSMADGAQKIVELVK; encoded by the coding sequence ATGAACATTCACGAGTATCAAGGAAAACAAATTATGCGCGATTTTGGCGTGTCAGTGCCAAATGGCCATGTGGCATATACCGTAGATGAAGCTGTTGATGCAGCTAAGAAACTGGGGACTGATGTCACAGTCGTAAAAGCACAAATCCACGCAGGCGGACGCGGAAAAGCCGGCGGTGTTAAGATTGCTAAAAATCTTGATGAAGTGCGTACATACGCAAATGAAATCTTAGGTAAGAATCTAGTAACCCATCAGACCGGACCAGAAGGAAAAGAAGTTAAGCGTTTGCTAATTGAAGAAGGCTGCGACATTAAGAGCGAATATTATGTCGGACTTGTCTTAGACCGTGCCACGAGCAAGGTAACGATGATGGCTTCAGAAGAGGGCGGAACTGAAATTGAAGAAGTAGCAGAGAAAACACCTGAGAAGATCTTTAAAGAGATCATTGATCCTGTTACTGGTTTAACGCCGTTCCAAGCACGTCGTTTGGCGTTTAATATTAATATTCCTAAAGAATCACTAGGCAAAGCTGTCAAATTCATGATGGGCCTTTATGATGTTTTTGTTAAAAAGGACTGCTCCATTGCAGAAATTAACCCGCTTGTAACGACTGGGGACGGGGGCGTATTGGCACTTGACTCTAAACTGAACTTTGATGACAATGCCTTGTTCCGTCAAAAAGATGTAGCGGAACTTCGCGACCTTGAAGAAGAAGATCCAAAAGAAGTTGAAGCATCTAAGTATGACCTCAGCTACATTGCTTTAGACGGTAATATCGGCTGTATGGTTAATGGTGCCGGACTAGCTATGGCAACAATGGATACGATTAAGCACTATAGTGGCGATCCTGCGAACTTCCTGGATGTAGGCGGTGGAGCTACTACGGAAAAAGTTACCGAAGCATTTAAGATCATTCTGTCTGATGACAATGTAAAAGGTATTTTCGTAAACATTTTCGGTGGAATTATGAAGTGTGACATTATCGCTGAAGGTGTTGTCGAAGCAACGAAGCAGATCGGATTAACATTACCGCTTGTCGTGCGTCTTGAAGGTACGAATGTTAAAGCTGGTAAGAACATCTTAGAAGAGTCTGGATTGAATATTACGTCTGCTGACTCCATGGCAGATGGCGCTCAAAAAATCGTAGAACTAGTTAAGTAG
- the sucD gene encoding succinate--CoA ligase subunit alpha, translated as MSVYINKDTKVIVQGITGSTALFHTKQMVEYGTQIVGGVTPGKGGTEVEGIPVFNTVSEAVEKTGANASVIYVPAPFAADAIMEATDADMDLAICITEHIPVMDMVKVKRYMEGKRTRLVGPNCPGVITPDECKIGIMPGYIHNKGHVGVVSRSGTLTYEAVHQLSEAGVGQSTAVGIGGDPVNGTDFIDVLKAFNEDEDTEAVIMIGEIGGTAEEEAAEWVKENMDKPVVGFIGGRTAPPGKRMGHAGAIISGGKGTADEKIRVMNECGIEVAETPSVMGETLINVLKKENLYEKCKTH; from the coding sequence ATGAGTGTATATATTAATAAAGATACAAAAGTTATTGTTCAAGGGATTACAGGCTCTACAGCTTTATTCCATACAAAACAAATGGTTGAATACGGTACACAAATCGTTGGTGGAGTAACGCCTGGTAAAGGCGGTACCGAAGTGGAAGGAATTCCAGTATTTAATACGGTTTCTGAAGCTGTTGAAAAAACAGGTGCCAATGCGTCTGTCATTTACGTGCCGGCTCCATTTGCTGCTGACGCGATCATGGAAGCAACAGATGCAGATATGGATCTAGCCATTTGCATCACTGAACATATTCCGGTTATGGATATGGTCAAAGTGAAACGTTATATGGAAGGGAAGAGAACTCGCCTGGTAGGGCCAAACTGCCCAGGTGTAATCACTCCTGATGAATGTAAAATTGGAATCATGCCTGGCTATATCCATAATAAAGGTCATGTAGGGGTAGTTTCTCGTTCTGGTACGCTTACGTATGAAGCAGTTCATCAATTATCTGAAGCTGGAGTAGGCCAATCTACTGCCGTAGGAATCGGCGGTGACCCTGTAAATGGAACAGACTTCATTGACGTGCTGAAAGCCTTTAATGAAGATGAAGATACCGAAGCAGTTATTATGATTGGTGAAATCGGCGGAACAGCAGAAGAAGAAGCTGCTGAATGGGTTAAAGAAAATATGGATAAGCCTGTTGTCGGCTTTATTGGCGGACGTACAGCACCTCCAGGAAAACGCATGGGCCACGCTGGTGCGATTATTTCTGGCGGTAAAGGTACAGCTGATGAAAAGATTCGAGTTATGAACGAGTGTGGCATCGAAGTTGCGGAAACGCCATCCGTTATGGGTGAAACACTGATCAATGTTCTGAAAAAAGAAAACTTGTATGAAAAATGTAAAACTCATTAA
- the dprA gene encoding DNA-processing protein DprA, translating to MNTFRQRLIHLHDCPYVSRKLLRAWLKKDPSLSYLPNISPKEIAASLQLSHETARSIYNHIHDSTIMKKLDINEQIYNCVTYFDEAYPALLKIIPDPPLVLYTRGDMTLLHHPLTLSVVGTRTPSKYAFPAMEQILLPLIQSNFCIVSGMAVGVDQHAHRLALQHKGSTIAVMGSGFEHLYPRNNPALFTHLCERQLVISEYPPSRPPRKFHFPERNRIISGLSEATLVIEARLKSGSLITVDQALEQGREVLSLPGPIGSKTSEGCHAIIKEGARLIQSHQDVLSAYREKFN from the coding sequence ATGAACACGTTTAGGCAGCGCTTAATCCATTTACATGACTGTCCGTATGTATCACGTAAATTGCTAAGAGCTTGGTTAAAGAAAGACCCTAGCCTTTCATATCTCCCAAATATTTCCCCTAAAGAAATAGCCGCTTCACTTCAACTATCACACGAAACAGCCCGCTCGATTTACAATCACATTCATGATTCAACTATAATGAAGAAACTCGACATAAATGAACAAATATACAATTGTGTGACGTATTTTGACGAAGCGTATCCTGCCTTATTGAAAATTATTCCTGATCCACCGCTTGTCCTTTATACAAGAGGCGACATGACGCTGCTGCACCATCCATTAACACTTAGTGTAGTCGGGACGCGAACTCCATCGAAATATGCCTTTCCAGCTATGGAGCAAATCCTGCTTCCGCTCATACAATCTAATTTCTGTATCGTAAGCGGAATGGCAGTTGGAGTCGATCAGCATGCTCATCGTTTAGCCCTCCAGCATAAAGGCAGTACTATAGCGGTGATGGGTTCTGGTTTTGAACATCTCTATCCTCGAAACAATCCAGCACTATTTACCCATTTGTGCGAACGCCAGCTGGTTATTAGCGAATACCCTCCTTCTCGGCCACCTAGAAAGTTTCATTTTCCTGAACGTAATCGAATTATCTCCGGACTCTCTGAGGCGACACTTGTGATTGAAGCGAGATTAAAAAGCGGGTCCCTTATTACTGTAGATCAGGCCCTTGAACAAGGGCGGGAAGTTTTGTCACTGCCGGGACCGATCGGAAGCAAAACAAGTGAAGGCTGCCACGCCATCATAAAAGAAGGAGCGCGGCTGATTCAAAGCCATCAGGATGTTCTGTCAGCATATAGGGAAAAATTTAATTAA
- the topA gene encoding type I DNA topoisomerase yields MADYLVIVESPAKAKTIERYLGKKYKVKASLGHVRDLPRSQMGVNVEEEFEPKYITIRGKGPVLKDLKAAAKKAKRVYLAADPDREGEAIAWHLAHSLDIDDQSKCRVVFNEITKEAIKDSFKQPRSIDSDLVDAQQARRILDRLVGYNISPILWKKVKKGLSAGRVQSVAVKIIIDRENEIKQFKPEEYWTIEADFLKGKETFEGAFYGVDGKKRELKTKEDVEEIQKKLKGDEYSIEKVNKRERKRNPSLPFTTSSLQQEAARKLNFRAKKTMMLAQQLYEGIDLGGKQGTAGLITYMRTDSTRLSNTAKEEAKDYIESTFGKEFLGKGKASKKQEGAQDAHEAIRPTSASRDPKSMKSALSRDQHRLYKLIWDRFISSQMAPAILDTMTVHLMNQGVEFRATGSKVKFKGFMKVYIEGNDDNKKEKDKMLPNLEEGMTVKAEEIKPNQHFTQPPPRYTEARLVKTLEELGIGRPSTYAPTLDVIQRRGYVALDNKRFIPTELGEIVMEQLKQYFPEIIDAGFTKEMEDDLDSIEEGKNNWVSVIAEFYQGFEPRLDKAEKEMEEIEIKDETAGIDCEKCGHEMVYKMGRYGKFLACSNFPDCRNTKPILKEVGVTCPKCNEGEVVERKSKKNRKFYGCDRYPECDFISWDKPISRPCPRCESLLVEKRSKKGTQIQCTECDYKEQPQS; encoded by the coding sequence ATGGCAGACTATCTTGTAATTGTTGAATCACCCGCAAAAGCAAAAACAATTGAACGTTATCTCGGAAAAAAATATAAAGTAAAGGCTTCACTTGGACACGTACGTGACCTTCCCAGAAGTCAGATGGGTGTAAATGTAGAAGAAGAATTTGAACCTAAATATATTACGATACGAGGAAAAGGCCCTGTATTAAAAGACTTAAAAGCAGCAGCTAAGAAAGCAAAACGCGTATATCTGGCAGCCGACCCCGATCGTGAAGGGGAAGCTATTGCCTGGCACCTGGCACATAGCTTGGACATTGATGATCAATCAAAATGCCGCGTCGTATTTAACGAAATCACAAAGGAAGCAATCAAAGACTCGTTTAAACAACCGAGATCGATTGATTCTGATTTAGTCGATGCCCAGCAGGCGAGGCGTATTTTAGACCGGCTTGTCGGGTACAACATCAGCCCTATTCTGTGGAAGAAGGTAAAAAAAGGCCTGAGTGCAGGACGCGTGCAATCCGTAGCTGTGAAGATTATTATCGATCGTGAGAATGAAATTAAACAATTCAAACCCGAAGAGTACTGGACGATCGAAGCGGATTTTCTTAAAGGCAAAGAAACCTTTGAAGGAGCGTTTTACGGGGTAGACGGAAAAAAGAGAGAATTGAAAACGAAAGAGGATGTAGAAGAGATCCAGAAGAAGCTCAAAGGTGATGAGTACTCAATTGAGAAAGTCAATAAGCGGGAACGTAAACGAAATCCTTCCTTACCCTTCACTACATCATCTCTCCAACAGGAAGCAGCGAGAAAGCTAAATTTTAGAGCCAAAAAGACCATGATGCTTGCTCAGCAGCTTTACGAGGGGATTGATCTTGGCGGCAAGCAAGGTACAGCAGGTTTAATTACCTACATGCGTACAGATTCCACCAGGCTTTCAAACACCGCGAAGGAAGAAGCAAAGGATTATATTGAATCCACTTTTGGCAAAGAATTTTTAGGAAAAGGGAAAGCTTCTAAAAAACAGGAAGGGGCACAGGACGCCCACGAAGCAATTCGTCCGACAAGTGCTTCGCGAGATCCTAAATCAATGAAGAGTGCATTATCAAGAGACCAGCATCGACTCTATAAGCTCATTTGGGATCGGTTTATCTCAAGTCAAATGGCGCCGGCTATCCTTGACACCATGACCGTTCATTTGATGAATCAAGGGGTGGAATTCAGAGCGACTGGCTCAAAAGTTAAATTCAAAGGATTTATGAAAGTCTATATTGAAGGCAATGATGATAATAAAAAAGAGAAAGATAAAATGCTTCCGAACTTGGAAGAAGGAATGACGGTAAAAGCGGAGGAAATTAAACCGAACCAGCACTTCACTCAGCCGCCGCCGCGGTATACTGAAGCTCGTTTAGTAAAGACCTTAGAGGAGCTTGGTATCGGCCGTCCATCCACTTATGCTCCGACGCTTGATGTAATCCAGCGCCGCGGCTATGTGGCCCTTGATAATAAGCGCTTCATTCCTACAGAACTCGGCGAGATTGTTATGGAACAGCTCAAACAATACTTCCCGGAAATAATTGATGCCGGATTTACGAAAGAAATGGAAGATGATCTCGACTCCATCGAAGAAGGAAAAAATAATTGGGTATCGGTCATTGCCGAGTTTTACCAAGGGTTCGAACCAAGACTGGATAAAGCAGAAAAAGAGATGGAAGAGATTGAGATTAAAGATGAAACTGCAGGAATAGATTGTGAGAAATGCGGGCATGAAATGGTTTATAAAATGGGTCGATACGGAAAGTTTTTAGCCTGCTCTAACTTTCCAGATTGCCGAAATACGAAACCAATTCTTAAAGAGGTTGGCGTTACTTGTCCTAAATGTAACGAAGGAGAGGTCGTAGAAAGAAAGAGTAAGAAAAATCGTAAATTTTACGGGTGTGATCGGTACCCAGAATGCGACTTTATTTCCTGGGATAAGCCGATTTCAAGACCTTGTCCGCGATGTGAATCATTACTCGTTGAAAAACGCTCTAAAAAAGGGACACAAATCCAATGTACGGAATGTGACTACAAAGAGCAGCCACAATCTTAA
- the xerC gene encoding tyrosine recombinase XerC encodes MAELTRFKQLFLEYLQIEKNASPLTVRHYGDDITAFFVFMESESINSLEEVDYSVIRVYLTKLFEENMARKSMARKISSLRSFYRFLEREELMKHNPFINVRLPKSEQRIPEFFYEEELNQLFSVSDCSTSLGQRNQAILELLYGTGIRVSECVQLEESHIDFSLSTLLVYGKGRKERYVPFGQFAEKALRNYLNHARPQLLKKQSQPVQKLFVNAKGGPLTARGVRLILDKMVKKAALTVDIHPHKLRHSFATHLLNAGADLRSVQELLGHEHLSSTQIYTHVTKDRLRQVYMNSHPRANK; translated from the coding sequence ATGGCAGAACTGACTAGATTTAAACAATTATTTTTAGAATATCTCCAAATCGAAAAGAATGCATCGCCATTGACAGTAAGACACTATGGTGATGATATAACAGCTTTTTTTGTTTTTATGGAGTCAGAATCAATTAATTCATTAGAGGAAGTGGATTACTCGGTGATCCGGGTTTATCTTACAAAGCTTTTTGAGGAAAACATGGCGCGGAAAAGTATGGCAAGGAAAATTTCTTCGCTGCGCAGCTTTTATCGGTTTTTAGAACGGGAAGAGCTTATGAAACATAATCCATTTATAAACGTACGGTTACCTAAGAGTGAACAGCGGATCCCGGAGTTTTTCTATGAAGAAGAACTGAATCAGTTATTTTCAGTAAGTGACTGCTCAACATCTTTGGGACAGAGAAACCAGGCTATACTTGAGCTGCTATATGGTACAGGAATCCGGGTAAGCGAATGTGTGCAGCTGGAAGAATCTCATATCGATTTCTCGCTTTCCACTTTGCTGGTGTATGGAAAAGGCAGAAAAGAAAGGTATGTACCCTTTGGTCAATTTGCAGAGAAAGCACTGCGAAACTATCTTAACCATGCCCGGCCCCAGCTACTTAAAAAACAGTCACAGCCGGTGCAGAAGTTGTTCGTAAACGCAAAAGGAGGACCTCTTACCGCACGGGGGGTACGCTTGATTCTGGATAAGATGGTAAAAAAGGCAGCTTTAACTGTAGATATCCATCCCCATAAGTTAAGACACTCCTTTGCGACCCATTTATTAAATGCAGGCGCTGACTTACGCTCCGTTCAGGAGTTGCTAGGGCATGAGCACTTATCGTCAACACAGATTTATACTCATGTAACGAAAGATAGGCTTCGGCAGGTGTATATGAACAGCCATCCCCGAGCCAATAAGTAA
- the hslV gene encoding ATP-dependent protease subunit HslV: MDQQFHATTIFAVQHNGTCAMSGDGQVTLGNQVVMKHKAVKVRKLFNDQVLAGFAGSVADAFTLFEKFEAKLETYDGNLARASVELAKEWRSDKVLRKLEAMLIVMDKGKMFLVSGTGEVIEPDDGILAIGSGGNFALSAGRALKRYSPDQSARQIARAALEIAGEICVFTNDQITLEVLE, encoded by the coding sequence ATGGACCAACAATTTCATGCGACGACAATTTTTGCTGTACAGCACAACGGAACATGTGCAATGAGTGGCGACGGTCAAGTGACGCTTGGGAATCAGGTTGTGATGAAGCATAAAGCTGTGAAAGTTCGCAAACTTTTTAATGACCAAGTCTTAGCCGGGTTTGCAGGATCTGTTGCGGACGCCTTTACTCTATTTGAAAAATTTGAAGCAAAGCTCGAAACCTACGATGGAAATTTGGCCCGGGCGTCCGTCGAACTAGCGAAAGAATGGCGCAGTGACAAAGTGCTTAGAAAACTTGAAGCGATGCTGATTGTAATGGATAAGGGTAAAATGTTTCTCGTATCAGGAACAGGGGAAGTAATAGAACCGGATGACGGCATATTGGCGATTGGCTCAGGGGGCAATTTTGCTTTAAGTGCTGGTCGTGCTTTAAAAAGGTATTCACCAGATCAATCTGCCAGGCAAATTGCGCGGGCGGCTCTTGAAATCGCTGGTGAAATCTGTGTGTTTACGAATGATCAGATAACCCTGGAAGTTTTGGAATAG
- the hslU gene encoding HslU--HslV peptidase ATPase subunit, translated as MSLDLTPKQIVERLDQYIIGQTNAKKSVAVALRNRYRRMKLTDDIKEEVVPKNILMMGPTGVGKTEVARRLAKLVGAPFVKVEATKFTEVGYVGRDVESMVRDLVEMAVRMVKEEKIEAVRETAEEQANKRLIKLLVPAKDKQSSNFKNPLEMLFQQGNQQQTDSTSDQEETEIKNKRKRIKHQLELGELEDHMVTIEVEESQSSMFDMLQGSGMEQMGMNMQDAFSQFMPKKKKKRKLPVSEARKVLTQEEAQKLVDMDEVGQMAVEKVEQSGIIFIDEIDKVAAKGDNQANVSREGVQRDILPIVEGSTIVTKYGPVSTDHILFVAAGAFHMAKPSDLIPELQGRFPIRVELNKLTIEDFRSILVEPSNALLKQYKALLETEGIKVEFSDDAITRIAEIAYEVNQETDNIGARRLHTILEKLLEDLSFEAPDVTLETIDITPQYVDSKLSTIVKNKDLSRFIL; from the coding sequence ATGTCTTTAGATTTAACGCCTAAACAAATTGTGGAGCGGCTCGATCAATATATCATCGGTCAAACGAATGCAAAGAAATCTGTAGCTGTTGCTTTACGAAACCGTTACAGAAGGATGAAATTAACCGATGACATAAAAGAAGAAGTTGTACCTAAAAACATCCTCATGATGGGCCCAACAGGTGTAGGGAAAACAGAGGTTGCCCGCCGTCTGGCAAAGCTTGTCGGAGCCCCGTTTGTTAAAGTTGAAGCGACGAAGTTTACGGAAGTAGGATACGTGGGCCGTGATGTGGAATCTATGGTTCGAGACTTAGTGGAAATGGCTGTTCGGATGGTGAAAGAGGAAAAGATTGAAGCAGTCCGGGAAACGGCAGAAGAACAGGCGAATAAGCGGTTGATCAAACTGCTGGTCCCGGCTAAAGATAAACAGTCATCTAACTTTAAGAATCCTTTAGAGATGTTGTTTCAGCAAGGTAATCAGCAGCAAACCGATTCCACTTCTGATCAGGAAGAAACAGAAATCAAAAACAAACGCAAGCGTATTAAGCATCAACTTGAACTGGGCGAGCTTGAAGATCATATGGTGACGATTGAAGTCGAAGAATCTCAATCGTCCATGTTTGACATGCTGCAAGGTTCGGGAATGGAACAGATGGGTATGAACATGCAGGATGCCTTCAGCCAGTTCATGCCGAAGAAAAAAAAGAAACGTAAGCTTCCAGTAAGTGAAGCGCGAAAAGTACTTACTCAAGAAGAAGCTCAAAAACTTGTTGATATGGATGAAGTCGGACAGATGGCTGTGGAGAAAGTTGAGCAGTCAGGCATCATTTTTATTGACGAAATTGATAAAGTGGCGGCCAAAGGGGATAATCAGGCGAATGTATCACGAGAAGGCGTACAGCGGGATATTCTCCCCATCGTTGAGGGTTCTACCATCGTTACGAAGTACGGTCCCGTGTCTACAGACCATATTTTGTTTGTAGCAGCCGGAGCTTTTCATATGGCAAAACCTTCAGATTTAATCCCGGAACTGCAAGGGCGCTTTCCGATTCGGGTGGAATTAAATAAACTAACAATAGAAGATTTTCGAAGCATCTTAGTAGAACCTTCGAATGCTCTATTAAAGCAATATAAGGCACTTTTAGAAACTGAAGGTATAAAGGTCGAATTTTCTGACGATGCTATTACTAGAATTGCTGAAATTGCCTATGAAGTGAATCAGGAAACGGACAATATCGGAGCGAGACGCCTGCATACAATCTTAGAGAAGTTATTAGAAGACTTATCATTCGAAGCACCGGATGTCACACTGGAAACTATAGACATAACCCCTCAATATGTAGACAGCAAATTATCTACTATTGTTAAAAATAAAGATTTAAGCAGGTTTATACTGTAG